CGAGGAACTCGCCGAACTGCCACATGATCTCGCCGAACAGCTCGTAGTAGGGCGAGGCGATGAGCTGCACCGAGAGGATCCAGCCGACCGCGATGGCCAGGTAGACGCCCGCGAACACGCCCGTCGCCACCAGCAGCGCGGTCTCGGCGGGGGTGCGGCGCGGGGCGGACGCGGCCGCGGCACCCGCCGCGTCCGGATCGAACCCGTCGGAGCCGGCCGCGACGAGCGGATCGGATGCGACGCGCAGCCGAGGCGCGGACTGCCCGCGGGCGTCGTCCCCCGCCCAGCTCAGCGCCTCGTCGTCATCCGGTTCCTCGCCGGGGACCTCTGGGCGTGTGCTCACCCCTCGATCCAACCGCATCCCGCGTGCAGACGCATGCGAGACTCAGCCCGCAGGGTATCGATCGTGAGTCAAGTTGTAGTACTCCTCGCTCTCGGTGATTGCGGCACGGGTCGCCGTGTCGCCGTTGGCCACGATGAACGACGTCCAGAATGCGAGACCTCTGGCGTCAGGGCTCCGTCCGAGATACGAGGCGTACATCCATCCGACTCGGGATCGAGCGACCTCCGGTGCCCGCCACAGCGCATCCACCACGACCTGCCGGCCCTCGGACCTGGACCGGTTCGACCAGTAGTCGAGACCGGCCTGGTCGGCATACCGCCCCATCAGGTCCGCGTACAGGCACCGCACAAACGCCCAGGGGTTGTAGTCACCTGGCCGCAGGGCGCCGCTGGTCCGGTCGAGCCACCCCAGGACATCGGTCGTCAAGGCGCATCCGCCACCGCCGACGATCCCCGCAAGCATGGCGTACTCCGCGGATGCGAAGAACTGCCGCTCGATGTCGTCGGTCGTGATGCGCCCCGCCTTCATCTGCTGCAGCCACCACATGCGGCCGCTCGCATCCGCACTACGTCCCAGGATGCCCTCGTAGGCGGCGTCGATACGGATCAGCCGGTACTCGTCGCTCGTGGCGAAGCTCCGGACGATCGCCGAGCGCGGGGCGCCGTTCTCCACGTTCGCCGCCCACCATGCCAAGTCTTTCGGCGACGGCTCCCGTCCGAGGAAATCCTCGTAGAGCGAGCGGACGAATGCGGTCGTCGCGGTCGAGAACCCGGGAGGCACGAGAGTCGCCGGGTACTGCGCACGCTCGCCCTCTGAGAGCTCGATCGGATCGGAGAGGGCGAAGCCGACACGTTGCCCATTCCGGTAGCGAAGGTCCACACGGTAGGTCCCTGGCATCAGATCGTTGATCTCGAAGCTGCCGTCGGCCGCGACCGGCCGAGGATCACCGGTCGTCATCCACGCCTGGCTGAACTCCGAGTAGATGCGCAACTCCGCCGTGACCAGCCCGGCGGCAAGGTCCTCAGGCAGCACTCCGGCGACGGTGCCCTCGATGGCGGCGCCCCGGTAGAGGACGACGTCGACGTCCTCGCGCCGCTGACCGGCGGCCAGTTCAAGGTAGTCGGCACCGAGATAGGGATTCTTGTGGTTCCAAGTCTGGATCGAGTACGTCGCGTCGGAGTCCACGAAGGTGAATCGATACCGTCCGGCTAGTGCGGGCTCGTAGACGAAGCGGCCATCTGCATCCGTCACGACCTCGAGCTCTTCCACGAAGACGTGGGACGGGGTGAAGCGGTCGATGTACACCGTGACATCCGCGACGGGATCGCCCCCGGTGTTGGTGACCCTCCCGGCGATCCCCGAGGACTTCGCGAGCACTTTCGATACCGTCGTGGATCCGGCGATCGGTACGCGGATCTGCTCCGTGCTGCTGGTGAACGCTCCGTCGGTGCCGACGAACTCGTACTTGATGCGAGCGCTGCCGGCGGGCGCGTCGGGGAATGCAAACCGACCGCTCTCGTCGGTCGACGTCGTGGCGATGGGAGCGTCGAATATGGTGTACAGACCCACGGTGACTTCCCCGGATGTCGCAGGCCTCGAGGTCGAGCCGAGGAAGACCTGGCCGCCGTAGGCCACTCGTCGCTGAAGGCCCGTGTTCGCGCCCGTAACCGAATTCCAGACGAGCTCGACTGCGGCGCTGCCGACGTCGAAGCGAGCACCGCTTCCGCGATAGGTGAAGGTGAGAGTGTAGTAACCCCACTGCAGCGACGGGATCGTGTAGCTGCCATCCGCGGCGGTGACCACGGACCGCCCGAGTTCGGCGACCGCGGGACCGCCGGGATCAGATGCCCGCGCCCAGGTCACCTCGACCTCATCCGCGCCGGCCGGGATCGCGGCTCCACTGTCGGATGCCCCGAGCCATACGATTCCGCTGACCTGCTTCAACGTCGGCATGGTGAAGTTGATGACCTTGGGGCTCGCCGTGAGGTCGACGGCAGCGCGGTTGTTGAGCTGCGGAACCCCGATGGAGAGGTATGCGCTCTGGAAGCTGCCTGAGCCGCGATACTCGAACCACACGCGATACGTACCGAGCGGAAGTCCCGCCATCTGGTACGACCCGCCCGGTCCGACGGGTACCCCCGGAGCATCCCAGATACCCGTGAAGTCGGAACCTACCCGACGTTCGTAGTAGACAGCCACCTCGCCCGCTGCGATGGCTGCACCGCCCTCCAGGCTCACCATGCCCGAGATCGACGAGGTGACCTCGTCGAGGCTCGGGGCGGCCTCTGCGGGAGCGGCCGCGGCGACGCTCATCGCCAGCAACGCGCTCATCGCCATGGCGACGCGGAGTCCACGTTTCGACGGCATCCAACTCCTCAGTTCACTTCGGGGCAGAGCCGCTGACGGCGATCTGTGAGGGAACCATAGCATTTGACGCGACGCCCACAAGGCCTCGAGCGGGAGCCGTTTCTCCCGCCCCGAGGCCACGGCTCCAGCCGCGCCATGGACAGCCGACTCAGCGGGCGGCGGGGCCCTCGGTGTCGTCGGCGTCCTGGTCGGCGATGCAGCGCTGCCCACCAGCGCCTCGGCGCGCGTCAGAAATCGAGAATGCCGTCGTCGGCCGTCGCGCCGAGGATCTTCGCGAGCTCGGCGCGCGAGTGGATGCCGAGTTTGCGGTACACGTTGCCGAGGTGGAACTCGACGGTCTTGACCGTCACGAACTGCGAGCGGGCGATCTCACGATTGCGCTTGCCGTGGGCGGCCACCTCGGCGATGCGCAACTCGCTGGCCGTCAACAGCGCCAGCCGGTCGTCGGAGGGGAGCGCCGACTCCCCCGGGGCTGCGCGGGCGAGCACCTCGCGGGCCCGTGTCGCGAGCGGCACTGCACCCTCGGCGAGCGCATAGCGCAGGGCATCCCGCGCGTGATGCTGCGCCACCTCGTCGTGACCGCGCGCGAGAGCGAGCTCGGCGAGACCCAGCTGCGCCTCCGCCGCCTGCGGGTAGTGGTCGTCGACGAGCTCCAGGGCGCGCCGGTAGAGCGCCTCCCGCGCCGCGGGATCCGTTTCGAGCCCCGCGACGGCGACGATCCGGGTGGCCTTGCTGTGGGCGGGCGCGGATGCGGGGGCGAGCTCGGCGGCGCTCCGCAGCACGCGACGCGCGGCATCCGGCTGCCCCAGCTGCGCGTACGCCTCGGCGAGCGGGACGCGCCAATCCTCC
The Protaetiibacter larvae DNA segment above includes these coding regions:
- a CDS encoding DUF4214 domain-containing protein, giving the protein MVSLEGGAAIAAGEVAVYYERRVGSDFTGIWDAPGVPVGPGGSYQMAGLPLGTYRVWFEYRGSGSFQSAYLSIGVPQLNNRAAVDLTASPKVINFTMPTLKQVSGIVWLGASDSGAAIPAGADEVEVTWARASDPGGPAVAELGRSVVTAADGSYTIPSLQWGYYTLTFTYRGSGARFDVGSAAVELVWNSVTGANTGLQRRVAYGGQVFLGSTSRPATSGEVTVGLYTIFDAPIATTSTDESGRFAFPDAPAGSARIKYEFVGTDGAFTSSTEQIRVPIAGSTTVSKVLAKSSGIAGRVTNTGGDPVADVTVYIDRFTPSHVFVEELEVVTDADGRFVYEPALAGRYRFTFVDSDATYSIQTWNHKNPYLGADYLELAAGQRREDVDVVLYRGAAIEGTVAGVLPEDLAAGLVTAELRIYSEFSQAWMTTGDPRPVAADGSFEINDLMPGTYRVDLRYRNGQRVGFALSDPIELSEGERAQYPATLVPPGFSTATTAFVRSLYEDFLGREPSPKDLAWWAANVENGAPRSAIVRSFATSDEYRLIRIDAAYEGILGRSADASGRMWWLQQMKAGRITTDDIERQFFASAEYAMLAGIVGGGGCALTTDVLGWLDRTSGALRPGDYNPWAFVRCLYADLMGRYADQAGLDYWSNRSRSEGRQVVVDALWRAPEVARSRVGWMYASYLGRSPDARGLAFWTSFIVANGDTATRAAITESEEYYNLTHDRYPAG